In Carya illinoinensis cultivar Pawnee chromosome 10, C.illinoinensisPawnee_v1, whole genome shotgun sequence, one DNA window encodes the following:
- the LOC122278537 gene encoding transcription factor MYB14-like, with amino-acid sequence MKTSDGEKMPARSRTSWSPEEDNKLKAYIKRYGIWNWSQMPQAAGLTRSGKSCRLRWMNYLRPDIKRGNFSQEDQETILKWHELLGNRWSAIAAKLPGRTDNEIKNYWHAHLKKLSKNNSSSTIISELVGTSEDVDSNKNDSSGNQDLLLCDSPKLPNVDGFNGIQTSPQVYMSINDVISSSSSTDPPVEDVINQYMIDQNEINFSSSNACEIIQSIWEQPYFSFQDIFMPETDPVFMASTTAPMYPDVCYDAGYDFWVD; translated from the exons ATGAAGACTTCAGACGGTGAGAAAATGCCCGCGAGATCAAGAACCTCATGGAGTCCTGAAGAAGACAACAAGCTGAAAGCCTACATTAAGCGATACGGCATTTGGAACTGGAGTCAGATGCCTCAAGCTGCCG gtttGACACGATCTGGAAAAAGTTGTAGGCTCCGATGGATGAACTACCTTAGGCCTGACATTAAGCGGGGAAACTTCAGCCAAGAGGACCAAGAAACTATACTCAAGTGGCATGAACTGCTGGGGAACCG ATGGTCTGCAATTGCCGCAAAACTTCCTGGAAGAACCgacaatgaaataaaaaattattggcACGCCCACCTGAAAAAGCTCAGTAAGAACAATTCGTCATCAACCATTATATCAGAATTGGTGGGAACATCCGAGGACGTTGACTCTAACAAGAATGATTCTTCTGGGAATCAAGATCTCCTACTTTGCGATTCCCCAAAACTGCCAAATGTGGATGGCTTTAACGGTATACAGACGTCACCACAAGTATATATGTCCATTAATGATGTGATCTCTTCTTCAAGCAGTACTGATCCTCCAGTTGAAGATGTTATAAACCAATACATGATAGATCAGAACGAGATCAATTTTAGTTCTTCCAACGCCTGTGAAATAATCCAAAGTATATGGGAGCAGCCATATTTTTCATTTCAGGACATATTCATGCCTGAAACAGACCCTGTATTTATGGCTTCAACTACTGCGCCCATGTATCCAGATGTTTGCTATGATGCTGGCTATGATTTTTGGGTCGATTGA